A genomic segment from Triticum dicoccoides isolate Atlit2015 ecotype Zavitan chromosome 1A, WEW_v2.0, whole genome shotgun sequence encodes:
- the LOC119305108 gene encoding RING-H2 finger protein ATL79-like translates to MQNTSRHLGARPRYAMAPAASQSPAPAAPGIATPEAWPAASADADRAFTWLSANAVLVLAILVCGLFATIALHVVLQSLLRVTGRAWFGAGSGLHEPAPRASGGRGGRNRGAQALPCLAYSAGLELAGSSRSECAICLAEFERGEQVRVLPRCNHGFHALCIDRWLAARPTCPTCRQAPFAEPDESVLAADCARPAPAIAVVRVIVDGGGRRRLEI, encoded by the coding sequence ATGCAGAACACCTCTCGGCATCTCGGAGCGCGTCCACGCTACGCCATGGCGCCAGCGGCTAGCCAGTCACCTGCCCCGGCGGCGCCCGGCATTGCTACCCCCGAGGCTTGGCCGGCGGCCTCTGCCGACGCCGACCGCGCGTTCACCTGGCTCAGCGCCAACGCCGTACTCGTTCTCGCGATCCTCGTCTGCGGCCTCTTCGCCACGATCGCGCTCCACGTCGTCCTCCAGTCCTTGCTACGCGTCACCGGCCGCGCGTGgttcggcgccggcagcggcctgcATGAGCCGGCTCCGCGCGCGagtggagggcgcggcggcagGAACCGGGGGGCCCAGGCGCTCCCGTGCCTGGCGTACTCCGCCGGGCTCGAGCTGGCCGGGTCGTCGCGGTCGGAGTGCGCCATCTGCCTCGCCGAGTTCGAGCGCGGGGAGCAGGTGCGCGTGCTGCCGCGCTGCAACCACGGGTTCCACGCCCTCTGCATCGACCGGTGGCTGGCGGCGCGGCCGACGTGCCCCACGTGCAGACAGGCGCCGTTCGCCGAGCCCGACGAGAGCGTCCTGGCCGCGGACTGTGCACGACCGGCGCCCGCTATCGCGGTGGTGCGGGTGATTGTAGACGGTGGCGGGAGGCGGCGTCTCGAGATTTAG